From the genome of Leptodactylus fuscus isolate aLepFus1 chromosome 1, aLepFus1.hap2, whole genome shotgun sequence, one region includes:
- the LOC142195667 gene encoding uncharacterized protein LOC142195667, which translates to SQLFHQDDDDDDNLKDLNIISITIKEEPYDSFDEECEEDSPAGNRTDDYTRSSRRHRITTPDTPSTLLRRDSSQTVKENQSHRRGEPQKAHKREKTFKCSDCGKYFNYKSEWYRHQRAHTGEKPFSCSECGKRFTQKSNLVQHQRIHTEKPRSCNTSGKFFNTRSALTAHQRLGTDKMFSCPECGKYFTQRKYLLHHQRRHTGVKPYSCSDCGKCFMQKSDLTRHERIHTGEKPYSCSECGKYFSRKSHLIRHESVHTGRNHFRVVYVDSNDTTD; encoded by the exons tcacaaCTTTTCcaccaggatgatgatgatgatgataatctgAAGGATCTTAATATTATATCCATAACAATAAAAGAGGAACCATATGACAGTtttgatgaggagtgtgaggaggacagtCCTGCAGGTAACCGCACAG ATGACTATACCAGGAGTTCAAGGAGACATCGGATAACTACCCCAGATACACCTTCGACCCTTCTGAGAAGAGATTCATCACAGACTGTGAAGGAAAATCAAAGTCACAGGAGGGGTGAACCTCAAAAAGCTCACAAGAGAGAGAAGACCTTTAAATGCTCCGACTGTGGCAAATATTTTAACTATAAATCAGAATGGTATAGGCATCAGAGagcccacacaggagagaagccgttctcatgctcagaatgtgggaagcgTTTTACTCAAAAATCAAATCTGGTTcagcatcagagaattcacacggagAAGCCACGTTCATGTAACACATCTGGAAAGTTTTTTAACACAAGGTCTGCTCTAACCGCTCATCAAAGACTCGGCACAGATAAAATGTTTTCATGTCCGGAATGTGGAAAATATTTTACGCAAAGAAAATATCTTCTCCATCATCAAAGACGTCACACAGGCGTGAAGCCATATTCGTGTTCAgactgtgggaaatgctttatgcAGAAATCGGATCTTACtagacatgagagaattcacacaggagagaagccatactcatgttcagaatgtgggaagtatTTCTCAAGGAAAAGTCATCTTATTAGACATGAGAGCGTTCACACAGGGAGAAACCATTTTCGCGTTGTCTACGTGGATAGTAATGACACTACAGATTAG